The proteins below come from a single Trichocoleus desertorum ATA4-8-CV12 genomic window:
- the mrdA gene encoding penicillin-binding protein 2 has protein sequence MTLTQSHPVIQQPASRTVGRKYQSLGFMLVVSLFMLGGIGGRLAYLQLVEGDRNRQLAENNRIRLIPKQPERGKVLDRQGNILAGSRLSHSVFLWPLARKQSEWPSTLQRLSQILQIPEAEIQKRLEQAGYTSPYLVRIARGVSPAQVTALAEYSSEMEGVEVDAEAVRYYPHGDLAAHVLGYTGEMSDEELDKRKDEGYRLGDVIGQMGVEAAYEKQLRGEWGGQQVEVDGMGQVVRILGEKQTQAGKDVRLTLDLKLQKAAETALGDRKGAIVAMDPSNGAVLAMVSRPAFDPNLFSTRITDAQWQRLQSEDHPFVNRAVQGYPPASTFKIVTTTAAIESGKYSPDTVLNTYPSITVGGIEFGDWNRAGFGVLGFAGALKWSSDTFFYQIAMGIGDQILIPWTRRYGFGQKTGIELPEEAAGLVPDDAWKRKELREGWYLGDTVNMSIGQGFLQSTPLQVAVMFAVPANGGYKVKPHLLKDNEAARNWRESLNLKPETIEILQAGLREVVDGGTGEALNVTTLPPTAGKSGTAEDFGRESHTWFGAYAPLDKPKVLVVAFGENSGGGGGSFAAPMVRQVLEAYFNPKKTVTQPAAVEPVLTD, from the coding sequence ATGACTCTGACACAATCTCATCCCGTCATTCAACAACCCGCTTCGCGTACCGTTGGCCGAAAATACCAATCCCTAGGTTTCATGCTGGTTGTCAGTTTATTCATGTTGGGTGGAATTGGCGGTCGCTTGGCTTATTTGCAATTGGTTGAGGGGGACCGTAATCGCCAGTTGGCAGAAAATAATCGCATTCGGTTAATCCCTAAGCAACCAGAACGCGGCAAAGTTTTGGACCGACAAGGCAACATCTTGGCAGGTAGTCGCCTATCGCATTCGGTTTTTCTATGGCCGTTAGCGCGTAAGCAGTCTGAGTGGCCTAGCACTTTGCAGCGACTTTCTCAGATTTTGCAAATTCCCGAAGCTGAGATCCAAAAGCGCTTGGAACAAGCAGGTTATACCTCTCCCTACCTGGTGCGGATTGCGAGAGGTGTGAGTCCTGCCCAAGTCACCGCTTTGGCGGAGTATTCCAGTGAGATGGAGGGAGTAGAAGTGGATGCTGAAGCTGTGCGCTACTACCCTCATGGTGACTTGGCCGCTCATGTGTTGGGCTATACGGGGGAGATGAGCGATGAGGAACTGGACAAGCGCAAGGATGAAGGGTACCGTCTTGGCGATGTAATTGGCCAAATGGGGGTAGAAGCCGCCTATGAAAAACAACTACGGGGAGAATGGGGCGGTCAGCAAGTCGAAGTTGATGGCATGGGCCAAGTCGTCCGTATTTTGGGTGAGAAGCAAACCCAGGCTGGTAAGGATGTGCGCCTAACGTTGGATTTGAAGTTGCAAAAAGCGGCAGAAACAGCATTGGGCGATCGCAAAGGGGCGATCGTGGCAATGGACCCGAGTAATGGTGCAGTTTTGGCAATGGTCAGCCGTCCTGCCTTCGATCCCAATCTCTTCTCGACCCGAATTACAGATGCTCAGTGGCAACGCTTACAGAGCGAAGACCACCCATTTGTGAATCGAGCGGTGCAAGGGTATCCCCCGGCGAGCACCTTCAAAATTGTGACGACCACAGCCGCGATCGAGTCGGGTAAATATTCTCCTGATACAGTCCTCAATACCTATCCTTCCATCACCGTTGGGGGGATTGAATTTGGTGACTGGAACCGAGCTGGATTTGGCGTTTTAGGCTTTGCAGGCGCTTTGAAATGGAGTAGTGATACATTCTTCTACCAAATTGCGATGGGGATTGGCGACCAAATTCTCATTCCCTGGACTCGACGCTACGGATTCGGCCAGAAAACAGGCATTGAGCTACCCGAAGAGGCGGCGGGTCTGGTGCCAGACGATGCTTGGAAACGCAAAGAATTAAGGGAAGGCTGGTATCTGGGAGACACAGTCAATATGTCGATCGGTCAGGGCTTTCTGCAATCTACGCCTTTGCAAGTAGCGGTGATGTTTGCGGTGCCTGCTAACGGTGGCTATAAGGTCAAGCCTCACCTCTTGAAAGACAATGAGGCTGCTCGCAACTGGCGCGAATCTCTAAATCTGAAACCTGAAACTATCGAGATTTTGCAAGCAGGGTTACGAGAGGTGGTGGACGGTGGTACGGGCGAAGCTCTCAATGTCACAACGCTGCCGCCCACAGCTGGCAAGAGTGGCACTGCCGAGGATTTTGGCCGAGAATCTCATACTTGGTTTGGGGCTTATGCTCCTCTGGATAAACCAAAAGTGCTAGTTGTGGCCTTTGGAGAAAACTCTGGTGGCGGTGGTGGCTCTTTTGCTGCTCCGATGGTACGGCAAGTTCTAGAAGCTTACTTTAATCCTAAGAAAACTGTGACTCAGCCAGCTGCAGTAGAACCAGTTTTGACAGATTAA
- the secF gene encoding protein translocase subunit SecF, whose translation MKLNVMKRRSLWWSISLLIILSGLVAMAISWTRPDIKAPLRPSLDFVGGTRIQFELDCTQPNNCDKPINVGNVRELLDQQGLAGSSIQVVGQDQRAVSIRTKTLNVDERTKLQASLSEAIGKFDPTTTQIDTVGPSIGRQLFTSGMLALIVSFAGIIVYLSFRFQFDYAFMAIVALFHDVLVTVGMFSILGLVFGTEVDSLFIVALLTIVGFSVNDTVVIYDRIRETITLNPERHIDDVVEEAVNQTLTRSINTTLTVLLTLSSIFFFGGETLKNFALALIIGFTMGAYSSIFIASTLLAWWRKRNGQAIPAMAAGSPALDASVSSEDA comes from the coding sequence ATGAAACTCAATGTGATGAAGCGGCGATCGCTGTGGTGGAGCATTTCACTACTGATTATTTTGAGTGGATTAGTGGCAATGGCCATCTCCTGGACTCGCCCTGATATCAAAGCGCCTTTGCGGCCTAGCTTAGACTTCGTGGGTGGAACTCGCATCCAGTTTGAACTGGATTGCACGCAACCCAACAACTGTGACAAGCCAATTAATGTTGGCAATGTTCGAGAATTGCTGGATCAACAAGGTCTTGCTGGCAGCAGTATTCAGGTCGTAGGGCAAGATCAGCGGGCAGTTTCCATCCGTACCAAAACCTTGAATGTGGATGAACGCACCAAGCTACAAGCCTCTTTGAGTGAAGCGATCGGTAAATTCGACCCTACAACCACCCAAATTGATACTGTTGGCCCAAGCATTGGCCGTCAGTTATTTACCTCTGGTATGTTGGCCCTGATCGTCTCTTTTGCAGGGATTATTGTCTATCTGAGCTTCCGGTTTCAGTTTGACTACGCTTTTATGGCGATCGTTGCTTTGTTCCACGATGTTTTAGTAACAGTTGGCATGTTCTCAATTTTGGGCCTAGTTTTTGGCACCGAAGTTGATAGCTTGTTTATTGTGGCCCTCCTGACGATTGTGGGCTTTTCGGTCAACGACACAGTCGTGATTTACGATCGCATCCGAGAAACCATTACCCTCAATCCTGAGCGACATATTGATGATGTTGTAGAAGAGGCCGTCAACCAGACCTTAACTCGCTCCATCAACACTACGCTGACTGTTTTGCTCACGTTGTCTTCTATCTTCTTCTTTGGCGGAGAAACCCTTAAAAACTTTGCCCTAGCCTTGATTATTGGTTTTACAATGGGTGCCTACTCCAGCATTTTTATTGCTAGTACCCTACTCGCTTGGTGGCGAAAGCGTAATGGTCAAGCCATCCCAGCAATGGCAGCAGGTTCACCAGCGCTGGATGCCTCTGTGAGTTCCGAGGATGCTTAA
- a CDS encoding ABC transporter permease — MTLASKHTPSAPDIGRPESKWLGPLVLLGPSGIWLALLLVLPTLVILELSFVPGIRPGDVVNPSGLQNYTQIFQPIYLQVIARSLFFAINTTLICLLLGFPVAYWIALIAPSRWRNLLLLCFVLPLWTSSLLRSYAWITILRPTGVLNTLLTSIGLPPLNLLNSGSAVLIGMSYSLLPYMVLILYASLEKLDRRLLEAAADLGAPPSEAFWKVTVPQTLPGIAAGSLLVFITGLGDFVDPELLGGASSMTAARLIYNQFLGATQNWGFGSALSMLLILAVSLAIALLIKYGDSTAQR; from the coding sequence ATGACGCTTGCTTCCAAACATACTCCGTCTGCACCGGATATCGGTCGTCCGGAATCCAAGTGGCTAGGGCCATTAGTCTTGCTAGGGCCATCTGGCATTTGGCTAGCGCTCTTACTGGTGCTGCCAACGCTAGTGATTTTGGAGTTGAGTTTCGTTCCGGGAATCCGACCGGGGGATGTCGTCAACCCATCAGGTTTACAGAATTACACTCAGATTTTTCAGCCGATTTATTTGCAGGTGATCGCGCGATCGCTCTTCTTCGCCATCAACACCACCCTCATCTGTCTGCTACTCGGCTTTCCAGTCGCTTATTGGATTGCGCTGATAGCACCAAGTCGCTGGCGCAATCTGTTGTTGCTCTGTTTTGTGCTGCCCCTCTGGACCTCGTCTCTGCTGCGTTCCTACGCCTGGATCACGATCTTGAGACCCACGGGAGTTTTGAATACCTTGCTCACCAGCATTGGCTTGCCACCTTTGAATTTACTCAATAGCGGTTCTGCGGTGTTAATCGGCATGAGCTATAGCTTATTGCCTTACATGGTTCTGATTCTGTATGCCTCTTTAGAGAAACTTGACCGACGGTTGCTAGAAGCTGCTGCTGACTTAGGGGCTCCCCCCAGTGAAGCTTTTTGGAAGGTGACGGTACCGCAAACACTACCGGGTATTGCGGCGGGTTCTCTACTGGTTTTTATTACAGGGTTGGGCGATTTTGTCGATCCCGAACTGCTGGGTGGTGCGTCTAGCATGACTGCGGCGCGGCTGATCTACAACCAATTTCTAGGGGCAACTCAAAATTGGGGTTTTGGGTCAGCCTTGAGTATGCTGTTAATTTTGGCGGTCAGTCTTGCGATCGCTTTGTTAATCAAGTATGGCGATTCTACGGCCCAACGCTAG
- a CDS encoding spermidine/putrescine ABC transporter substrate-binding protein gives MATRRQFLNSTASAVSGLALSSCGWTLAQVRQSAAPPSASNKLYIYTWSNYTDADLLKSFREQTGIEVIANVFDSNEAMLAKIRAGGGSEYSIISPSDYMVRQMSEVGLLSELDHNRLDGLNNLLPRFQNPIYDPGNQHSIPISWGTTGLIYNTQKLKAAPTDWNYLWDNQEQLSQRITLINDVREVMGATLRMLGHSYNATQPEQLQQAYEQLVALKPAIATFTSDAWRDQLVAGDLWLAMGYSADAIMTAQENPNLRYVIPSSGTSLWTDTMVIPKSAPNPDAAYAWLNFILQPSIMAQVCYRLKFATPNQAAIKLLPPDVRNNTNLFPPDSILAKCEQIAPIGQFSEVYERYWTQLTSS, from the coding sequence ATGGCAACGAGACGACAATTTCTTAACTCTACGGCATCCGCTGTTTCTGGGCTGGCTCTTTCTAGTTGTGGCTGGACCCTAGCCCAAGTCAGGCAATCAGCAGCTCCGCCTAGCGCCTCCAATAAGCTCTATATTTATACTTGGTCTAACTACACAGACGCAGATCTGCTCAAGAGCTTTAGGGAGCAAACTGGCATTGAAGTGATTGCCAATGTCTTTGACTCCAATGAGGCGATGCTGGCTAAAATCCGAGCAGGGGGTGGTTCGGAGTACAGCATTATTTCACCCTCTGACTACATGGTGCGGCAGATGAGCGAAGTGGGTCTTTTGAGCGAGCTAGACCACAACCGCTTAGATGGGCTTAACAATCTTTTGCCCCGATTCCAAAATCCGATCTATGACCCTGGTAATCAGCATAGTATTCCAATTAGCTGGGGCACGACTGGACTGATTTACAACACGCAAAAGCTGAAAGCAGCACCTACAGACTGGAATTATCTTTGGGACAATCAGGAGCAATTAAGCCAGCGCATCACCTTGATTAATGACGTGCGGGAGGTGATGGGAGCAACGTTACGGATGCTGGGACACTCCTACAACGCCACTCAACCGGAGCAGTTGCAGCAAGCCTATGAACAATTAGTGGCTTTGAAACCCGCGATCGCCACCTTTACTTCCGATGCATGGCGCGATCAACTAGTAGCGGGAGACCTATGGCTAGCAATGGGGTACTCAGCAGATGCCATTATGACGGCCCAAGAGAATCCCAATCTTAGATACGTGATTCCTAGCAGTGGGACTTCCTTGTGGACTGATACGATGGTGATTCCTAAATCAGCTCCTAATCCCGATGCGGCTTATGCTTGGCTAAACTTCATTTTGCAGCCATCTATCATGGCTCAAGTATGTTACCGCCTTAAGTTCGCGACGCCTAATCAAGCTGCCATCAAGTTGCTACCCCCTGATGTTCGCAACAACACCAATTTGTTTCCACCAGATTCAATCCTGGCTAAATGTGAACAAATTGCTCCGATCGGTCAATTCAGTGAAGTCTACGAGCGCTACTGGACGCAGCTAACCAGCAGTTAA
- a CDS encoding biotin transporter BioY translates to MAAPIELLWAFIGLILTIGGTLVEASITSPPWSWDTSGIQAYPLGVSCQIGAVLLASCLGGKNAGVLSQIAYLALGLAGFPVFTQGGGIGYIREPMFGYLLGFVPGAWICGLLAFKAPPRLESLTFSCLCGLLTVHLVGLVYLIFGYLFSWVNTSVPFLEAVRTYSYNFLPEQLALTCAVTVVAFAIRHLMFY, encoded by the coding sequence GTGGCCGCTCCCATTGAACTGCTGTGGGCCTTCATTGGCCTAATCCTAACAATTGGTGGAACCCTTGTAGAGGCATCGATTACCAGTCCACCTTGGAGTTGGGATACCTCTGGCATTCAAGCTTACCCATTGGGAGTTTCTTGCCAAATTGGAGCGGTGTTACTGGCTAGTTGTTTGGGGGGTAAAAATGCTGGAGTTCTTTCTCAAATTGCTTACTTAGCATTGGGCTTGGCAGGATTTCCGGTTTTTACCCAAGGCGGCGGCATTGGCTATATTCGTGAGCCTATGTTTGGGTACTTGCTGGGTTTTGTCCCAGGAGCTTGGATCTGTGGCCTACTCGCCTTTAAGGCTCCCCCACGTTTAGAGTCGTTGACGTTTAGTTGTCTTTGTGGCCTGCTAACCGTCCACTTAGTGGGTTTAGTCTATTTGATTTTTGGCTATCTCTTTAGCTGGGTGAATACTAGTGTTCCGTTCCTAGAAGCAGTGCGAACGTACTCCTATAATTTTCTCCCCGAGCAATTGGCTCTCACCTGTGCTGTCACAGTTGTAGCCTTTGCCATTCGGCATTTGATGTTTTATTGA
- a CDS encoding transglycosylase domain-containing protein, giving the protein MTPPQPPRQSKTLLGNLTQAVQTIQAKIDFSKLALNPNARVPELWVQDAGADKAETYPLLGDRYLLGRSSKSCDIVVRNPVVSQIHLSLIRDRQQQTPFVIKDENSTNGVYRGKRRVTTSTLYHGDVLTLGPPELAAAVRIQYHNPPPWYVKAFRYGLYGVSGLTAITALFVGVEWTKFSVRPLPNSIQGPVIVYARDRETPLSPPRNNAHLELKRLSDFSPYLPKAVIASEDSRFYWHLGVDPIGILRALLTNIRGGGIREGASTITQQVSRSLFRDYVGTQDSAGRKLREAIVAFKLEMFYSKDAVLKTYLNRVYLGNGNFGFEDAAQFYFGKSAKDLTLSEAATLAGILPAPNSFNPIRDYQAAVEYRDRVINRMAAMGMVSLEEAQRARRSRIEINPRAREILESIRAPYFYSYVFDELQTLLGQQLAEEGNFIVETNLDLQMQTLAETALRNSVANAGATYNFSQGAIVTLDSTNGSILALVGGIDYQQSQFNRATQALRQPGSTFKIFAYTSALEQGISPGKPYSCAPLDWGGQSFNGCVAGGGSLDMYSGLAGSENPIALRIAQDAGLDKVVQTARRMGIQANLNPVPGLILGQSEVTPLEMTGAFSVLADRGVRHRPHAIQRILDSSDCQDRNNLQTCRVIYSYDQDSEANVSVLPPEVADTMTGLLQGVIQGGTGRSAALGLGEAGKTGTTNDNVDLWFVGYIPNRSLVTGIWLGNDNNDPTTGSSGQAAQLWGEYMGQVVR; this is encoded by the coding sequence ATGACTCCTCCCCAGCCGCCTCGCCAATCTAAAACTCTGTTGGGTAACTTAACCCAAGCAGTGCAGACCATTCAAGCCAAAATTGACTTCTCGAAGCTGGCATTAAATCCGAATGCGAGGGTGCCAGAGCTTTGGGTTCAAGATGCGGGAGCAGATAAGGCAGAAACTTACCCGCTATTGGGCGATCGCTACCTGTTGGGACGGAGTTCTAAGTCCTGTGACATCGTGGTGCGCAATCCAGTAGTGAGTCAGATTCATCTCTCTCTGATTCGCGATCGCCAGCAGCAAACTCCTTTTGTGATCAAGGATGAGAACTCAACCAACGGCGTTTATCGAGGCAAGCGCCGCGTCACCACTTCCACGCTGTATCACGGTGATGTCTTGACGCTAGGGCCGCCGGAGTTGGCAGCAGCCGTTCGTATTCAATATCACAACCCACCCCCGTGGTATGTCAAAGCGTTTCGTTATGGCCTCTATGGGGTGAGTGGTCTGACAGCGATTACAGCCTTATTTGTTGGCGTTGAGTGGACTAAGTTTTCGGTGCGTCCTTTGCCCAACTCTATTCAAGGGCCAGTCATCGTCTATGCCCGCGATCGTGAGACTCCGCTGAGCCCTCCCCGCAACAATGCTCACTTAGAGCTGAAAAGGCTTTCAGATTTTTCTCCTTATTTGCCCAAGGCTGTGATTGCCTCGGAAGATAGCCGATTTTATTGGCATTTAGGCGTTGATCCGATTGGAATCCTACGAGCTTTATTAACCAATATTCGAGGCGGAGGAATTCGGGAAGGAGCTAGCACCATTACGCAGCAGGTGTCTCGTAGCTTGTTCCGAGACTATGTGGGCACTCAAGACTCCGCTGGGCGCAAACTCCGAGAAGCGATCGTAGCGTTCAAGCTGGAAATGTTCTACAGCAAGGACGCGGTGCTGAAGACTTACTTGAATCGGGTGTATTTGGGTAACGGTAACTTTGGCTTCGAGGATGCGGCTCAGTTCTACTTTGGCAAGTCGGCTAAAGATTTAACTCTCTCAGAAGCGGCAACCTTAGCAGGTATTTTGCCTGCCCCCAATAGCTTTAACCCGATCCGCGATTACCAAGCGGCAGTGGAGTACCGCGATCGCGTGATTAACCGGATGGCGGCAATGGGGATGGTGAGCTTAGAGGAGGCTCAACGAGCAAGGCGATCGCGAATAGAAATTAATCCTAGGGCTAGAGAAATTCTAGAGAGCATTCGGGCTCCTTACTTCTACAGCTACGTGTTTGATGAGTTACAAACTTTGCTGGGGCAGCAACTAGCAGAAGAAGGCAATTTTATTGTTGAAACCAACCTAGATCTGCAAATGCAGACCCTAGCAGAAACCGCTCTGCGAAACTCAGTAGCTAACGCAGGCGCAACCTACAACTTCTCTCAAGGGGCGATCGTCACCCTAGACTCTACGAATGGCTCTATCTTGGCTTTAGTCGGTGGCATCGATTATCAGCAAAGCCAATTCAATCGCGCCACCCAAGCACTACGCCAACCTGGCTCGACCTTCAAAATTTTTGCCTACACCTCAGCTCTAGAGCAAGGAATTTCGCCGGGAAAGCCTTATTCCTGTGCACCTCTAGATTGGGGTGGCCAATCGTTTAATGGGTGCGTGGCTGGGGGTGGCAGTTTGGACATGTATAGCGGTCTTGCTGGCTCCGAAAACCCAATCGCCCTTAGAATTGCTCAGGATGCTGGCCTTGACAAGGTTGTACAAACCGCCCGACGCATGGGAATTCAGGCCAACCTCAATCCTGTGCCAGGGTTAATCCTGGGCCAAAGTGAAGTCACACCGTTGGAAATGACAGGTGCTTTTAGCGTGTTGGCCGATCGCGGAGTGCGCCATCGTCCCCATGCCATTCAGCGCATTTTAGATAGCAGCGATTGTCAGGATCGCAATAACTTGCAAACCTGTCGAGTAATTTATTCCTACGACCAAGATTCAGAAGCCAATGTCTCGGTGTTGCCGCCAGAAGTCGCAGATACCATGACAGGGCTGTTACAAGGGGTTATCCAAGGCGGCACGGGACGCAGCGCTGCTTTAGGGTTAGGAGAAGCTGGAAAAACAGGAACCACCAACGATAACGTTGATCTCTGGTTTGTGGGCTATATTCCCAACCGCTCTCTAGTCACGGGGATTTGGTTGGGCAATGACAACAATGATCCCACCACAGGCAGTAGTGGACAGGCCGCTCAGTTATGGGGTGAGTACATGGGCCAGGTTGTTCGTTAA
- a CDS encoding lipoprotein signal peptidase, with protein sequence MNWKNRLFWLTALISLVLDRVTKYWVVTQFDLTIPPESWPLWPNVFHFTYVTNTGAAFSLFSQGGDWLRWLSLGVSLVLVALGLFGPKMNRWEQAGYGCILGGAAGNGIDRFLNGRVVDFLDFRLINFPVFNIADVFINVGIVCLLIATFRQDSSQPDSHPDSSRK encoded by the coding sequence ATGAATTGGAAGAATCGTTTGTTTTGGCTCACGGCTCTCATCAGCTTAGTGTTAGACCGCGTCACTAAATATTGGGTTGTGACTCAGTTTGACCTCACGATACCGCCGGAGTCTTGGCCACTATGGCCTAATGTCTTTCACTTTACCTATGTAACCAACACGGGTGCTGCTTTCAGCCTATTTAGTCAGGGAGGCGACTGGCTACGCTGGTTGTCTCTGGGTGTTAGCCTGGTTTTGGTGGCGCTGGGTTTGTTTGGGCCTAAGATGAATCGGTGGGAGCAGGCTGGCTATGGCTGTATTTTAGGGGGTGCGGCTGGCAACGGCATTGATCGATTTCTGAACGGTCGAGTCGTGGATTTTTTGGATTTTCGTTTAATTAATTTTCCGGTCTTCAATATAGCCGACGTGTTTATTAATGTTGGAATTGTTTGTTTGTTGATTGCTACTTTTAGACAAGATTCCTCCCAGCCAGATTCTCATCCTGATTCTTCCCGAAAATAG
- a CDS encoding ABC transporter ATP-binding protein, protein MSQTAVQRQDTTSTDTEFDVELRKVFKVFNGEAVVRGIDLSIHKGEFFSILGPSGCGKTTTLRLIAGFEAATAGEVLIRRQIMNQIPPYRRPVNTVFQSYALFNHLTVWDNIAFGLRIKRQSRAEIRDRVGEALKLVKMESYTQRFPAQLSGGQQQRVALARALVNRPAVVLLDEPLGALDLKLRKEMQVELSNLHQELGITFVMVTHDQEEALSLSDRIAVMHEGKIEQIGSPNQIYEQPRTPFVADFIGDTNLFRGRLVGADTEAVQVETETGLKVIAKLAEVETSTVTGPVVLSIRPEKVQVSLYTPSVSHNCFEGRLKHVMYLGTHVHYVVELLSGDRVTVMQPNTVGALPDSETPIYVYWAATDCLALTT, encoded by the coding sequence ATGTCTCAGACTGCTGTGCAGCGTCAGGATACTACCAGTACCGACACCGAGTTTGATGTTGAACTTCGCAAGGTGTTTAAGGTCTTTAATGGTGAGGCAGTCGTTCGAGGTATTGATCTCAGTATTCACAAAGGTGAATTCTTTAGCATCCTAGGGCCTTCTGGCTGCGGCAAAACTACGACGCTACGCTTAATTGCGGGCTTTGAAGCTGCGACTGCGGGGGAAGTACTGATTCGGCGTCAAATCATGAATCAGATTCCGCCTTATCGCCGCCCTGTCAATACAGTCTTTCAAAGTTACGCCTTATTCAATCATTTGACGGTCTGGGACAACATTGCTTTTGGCTTACGGATTAAACGTCAAAGTCGAGCCGAAATTCGAGACCGAGTGGGTGAAGCCTTGAAGCTGGTTAAGATGGAGTCTTATACCCAGAGGTTTCCAGCTCAGTTATCGGGGGGACAGCAACAAAGGGTGGCTTTGGCGAGGGCTTTAGTCAATCGTCCGGCTGTGGTTTTGCTTGATGAACCTTTAGGCGCTCTAGACCTGAAGCTGCGCAAAGAAATGCAGGTGGAGCTTTCCAATTTACATCAAGAGTTGGGTATCACTTTTGTGATGGTGACTCACGACCAAGAGGAAGCCCTCAGCTTGTCAGACCGAATTGCAGTGATGCATGAAGGCAAAATTGAGCAAATTGGCTCTCCGAATCAGATTTACGAACAGCCCCGCACTCCTTTTGTGGCTGATTTTATTGGGGATACCAATCTTTTTAGAGGACGGCTGGTAGGAGCAGATACAGAGGCCGTCCAGGTAGAGACAGAAACTGGACTTAAAGTGATCGCCAAACTGGCAGAGGTTGAGACTTCAACGGTTACTGGACCTGTGGTTCTGAGTATTCGACCTGAAAAGGTGCAGGTGAGCTTGTATACGCCTAGTGTGTCCCATAATTGTTTTGAGGGGCGGCTGAAGCATGTGATGTATTTGGGGACGCATGTTCACTATGTAGTGGAACTGCTTTCGGGCGATCGCGTCACTGTCATGCAGCCGAATACCGTAGGTGCCCTTCCCGACTCTGAAACTCCAATTTACGTTTACTGGGCGGCTACAGATTGTCTAGCTTTGACAACCTAA
- a CDS encoding ABC transporter permease translates to MYLPILVLAFYSFNQSAYSASWAGFTLAWYRKFFADERILSALQTSLMVALLAVAIAAVLGTLMTVGLARYHFPGKGLYRGVAYLPLIIPDIAIAVATLVFLAVVAIPLSLWTIVAAHVVFCLAYVAIVVSTRLTGLDSHLEEAALDLGATPAQAFIQVLLPELMPAIVSGCLLAFVLSMDDFLIASFTAGGGVTTLPMEIFSRIRTGVKPDINALSVVLILASGFVAFVAESIRYQGTQKRLK, encoded by the coding sequence ATGTATTTGCCCATCCTCGTGCTGGCGTTTTATAGCTTTAATCAGTCAGCCTACAGTGCCAGTTGGGCAGGATTTACTTTAGCTTGGTATCGCAAGTTTTTTGCCGACGAACGCATTTTGTCAGCTTTGCAAACCAGCTTGATGGTGGCGCTGTTGGCGGTGGCGATCGCAGCAGTGCTCGGAACGCTGATGACGGTTGGGTTAGCTCGCTATCACTTTCCGGGCAAAGGGCTTTATCGGGGTGTTGCGTATCTACCCTTAATTATTCCGGATATCGCGATCGCGGTTGCGACTCTAGTTTTCTTGGCAGTAGTGGCAATCCCACTCAGTTTATGGACAATTGTCGCCGCTCATGTCGTGTTCTGTTTGGCTTACGTCGCGATCGTGGTATCTACCCGTTTAACTGGGCTGGATTCCCACCTAGAAGAGGCGGCCCTTGATTTAGGAGCCACCCCAGCTCAGGCATTTATTCAGGTTCTGCTTCCAGAGTTGATGCCAGCCATTGTCTCTGGTTGCTTGTTGGCCTTTGTGCTAAGCATGGATGATTTTCTCATCGCTAGTTTTACGGCTGGAGGTGGCGTAACTACATTGCCGATGGAAATTTTTAGCCGCATTCGGACTGGGGTGAAGCCCGATATTAATGCGCTCAGCGTCGTTTTAATCTTGGCCTCTGGTTTTGTCGCGTTCGTCGCTGAATCAATTCGCTATCAGGGCACCCAAAAACGGTTGAAGTAG